One Triticum dicoccoides isolate Atlit2015 ecotype Zavitan chromosome 5B, WEW_v2.0, whole genome shotgun sequence genomic window carries:
- the LOC119312733 gene encoding disease resistance protein RGA4-like, whose translation MEAAILSGSIKIMLPKLLSLVEKSWNLSKDIMRDIKFLEKELGMIVRSIDMELNAPRQDHGAALLLLSIEDLRELAHGIEDCIDSLMYRASWKQQSSLFRRRVQSPKTLLTGLQFAQKLQRMKQMVVEAHDRRQRYPVPAQTSGDAPSPSSSASDPRLVDADLVGVDEHRAKLLEQLAEAAEGQPMQLKVVSIVGCWGLGKTALAADVYKTEAGGERFDKRAWVCAALRSPGEVLANMLREFGSDCQESVLLDTSNVSQLCVQVRNHLANKRYFIVIDDIQTQAQWKRIKSAFPDDNDGSSRVVVTTTIQSVATACSSENGYVHRMSRLDEKCSKRLFSEKACPKKYLHYDQPDTTAILNKCYGQPLALITMGEFLKSIGWPIGRTCEDACNNIRYHMENGETFGDMRRALMRSYASLGGHALKACLLYFAMFPSDHPMRKKSLLRRWSAEGIVETQASCDAMKLAAENFDELMDRNLIEPIGVSNNGNVKTCQTYGMMREFILQLSVSQNFVTLFCDDKKEAGKYARRLSLHHKNAKDDDRFKNIDLSLVRSLTIFGEACKTVLNFSKYELLRVLDLEKCDDLKDDHIKGICNLLLLKYLSLGGSVTELPEDIAKLEHLEALDVRKTKVNILPVEVFLLPCLMHILGEFRISDKVYKKSVFLKKKTGNEVRKFLSEGKSNIETLAGFITDGSEGFLHLMGHMNRLRKVKIWCKPSAAASSTDWSDLMTAIQQFIQDKKDENNDTTRSLSLHFDGCSGDFLDPIQGPCYLSSLKLHGNLTILPQFVVSLRGLKELCLSTTKLTTGVLEALSSLSHLQYLKLIAHEIEDFSIEVHALPRLLRLCFELQRPTFPTIKQGAMRFLVTLQLLCKDINDLSVINIECFEHLEEVILHPRVSQETQKQWEKAAEEHPNGPKVLLFKSGDEAENSNDLLNPAFSRMGISEVCPPLNESASSIVVS comes from the exons ATGGAGGCCGCCATCTTGAGCGGCTCCATCAAAATTATGCTGCCGAAGCTCTTGTCGCTGGTGGAGAAGAGTTGGAATCTGAGCAAGGACATCATGAGGGACATCAAATTCCTCGAGAAGGAGCTCGGCATGATTGTCCGTTCCATCGACATGGAGCTCAACGCGCCGAGACAGGATCATGGAGCAGCCCTGCTGCTCCTGTCGATCGAAGATCTGCGCGAACTGGCTCACGGGATAGAGGACTGCATCGACAGCCTCATGTATCGCGCGAGCTGGAAGCAGCAGTCTTCTCTGTTCCGCCGGCGCGTACAGTCCCCCAAGACGCTCCTCACTGGGCTGCAGTTTGCCCAGAAGCTGCAGAGGATGAAGCAGATGGTGGTGGAGGCGCACGACCGGAGGCAGAGGTACCCCGTCCCCGCCCAGACCTCCGGTGATGCCCCGTCGCCCTCCTCCTCTGCTTCGGATCCGCGCCTCGTCGACGCAGATCTCGTCGGCGTCGACGAGCACCGGGCGAAGCTCCTGGAGCAGCTGGCGGAAGCGGCCGAGGGGCAGCCGATGCAGCTCAAGGTGGTCTCTATCGTAGGGTGCTGGGGGTTGGGGAAGACTGCTCTTGCCGCCGATGTGTACAAAACCgaagccggcggcgagagattcgaCAAGCGCGCGTGGGTCTGTGCCGCGCTCAGGAGCCCCGGGGAGGTGCTGGCCAACATGCTCCGGGAATTCGGATCTGATTGCCAGGAAAGTGTGCTGCTGGACACCTCCAATGTCTCGCAGCTGTGCGTACAAGTCAGAAATCATTTGGCCAACAAGAG ATATTTCATTGTAATCGATGACATTCAAACCCAAGCGCAGTGGAAAAGAATCAAATCAGCTTTCCCAGATGACAACGATGGTAGCAGCAGAGTTGTGGTGACGACAACTATTCAGTCAGTTGCTACTGCCTGCAGCTCTGAGAACGGCTATGTGCACAGAATGAGTAGACTCGATGAAAAATGCTCGAAGCGATTATTCTCTGAGAAAGCTTGCCCAAAGAAATATTTGCATTATGACCAACCTGATACAACAGCAATTCTGAACAAATGCTATGGCCAGCCCCTTGCCCTGATTACCATGGGTGAATTCTTGAAATCAATTGGTTGGCCGATTGGACGTACCTGTGAAGATGCATGCAACAACATTCGTTATCATATGGAGAACGGAGAGACCTTTGGTGATATGCGACGCGCTCTGATGCGTAGCTACGCCAGTCTGGGCGGCCATGCTCTCAAAGCCTGCTTGTTGTATTTTGCCATGTTCCCGAGTGATCATCCCATGAGAAAGAAAAGCTTGTTGAGGCGATGGTCAGCTGAGGGGATTGTAGAAACCCAAGCTTCATGTGATGCCATGAAACTTGCAGCTGAAAATTTTGACGAGCTTATGGACCGGAACCTCATCGAACCCATCGGTGTAAGCAACAATGGTAACGTTAAgacttgccaaacttatggcatgATGCGTGAGTTCATTTTGCAGTTGTCAGTCTCCCAGAACTTTGTAACTTTGTTTTGTGATGACAAGAAAGAGGCTGGCAAATATGCCCGTCGGCTTTCTCTCCATCATAAAAATGCTAAAGATGATGACAGATTCAAGAATATTGATTTATCACTTGTCCGATCCCTGACAATCTTCGGGGAGGCATGTAAAACTGTACTCAATTTCAGCAAGTATGAACTGCTGCGAGTCCTGGATCTTGAAAAATGTGATGACTTGAAGGATGATCATATCAAAGGCATATGCAACCTGCTGCTGCTGAAGTATCTGAGCCTTGGGGGTAGTGTTACCGAACTTCCAGAGGATATTGCAAAACTGGAGCATTTGGAGGCACTTGATGTGAGGAAAACAAAGGTAAATATACTGCCGGTGGAAGTTTTTTTGTTGCCCTGTTTAATGCACATATTGGGAGAGTTTAGGATTTCAGACAAAGTCTACAAAAAGAGTGTTTTCCTCAAAAAGAAGACGGGTAATGAAGTGCGGAAGTTTCTTTCCGAAGGAAAAAGTAACATTGAAACTCTAGCAGGATTTATCACCGATGGAAGTGAAGGGTTTCTTCATCTCATGGGTCATATGAATAGATTGAGGAAGGTGAAGATTTGGTGTAAACCATCTGCAGCTGCAAGTAGCACTGACTGGTCCGATCTTATGACGGCCATTCAACAGTTCATTCAGGACAAAAAGGACGAAAATAATGATACTACACGTTCTTTATCGCTTCATTTTGATGGATGCTCTGGAGATTTCCTGGATCCCATACAAGGACCCTGCTATCTCAGCTCTCTGAAATTACATGGCAACTTAACTATATTGCCTCAGTTTGTTGTATCACTTCGGGGTCTCAAGGAGCTTTGCCTTTCGACTACTAAACTTACAACTGGTGTTCTTGAGGCTTTGAGTAGTTTGAgccacctgcagtatttaaaactgattgctcatgaAATTGAGGACTTCAGTATAGAAGTTCATGCACTGCCCAGGCTTCTACGCCTTTGTTTTGAGCTGCAACGTCCGACATTCCCCACAATCAAACAAGGAGCTATGCGGTTTCTCGTCACACTCCAGCTTCTTTGCAAAGATATAAATGATCTTTCTGTCATCAACATTGAATGTTTCGAACATCTTGAGGAGGTCATCCTTCATCCTAGAGTCAGTCAAGAAACCCAGAAACAATGGGAGAAGGCCGCTGAGGAACACCCGAATGGGCCAAAAGTTTTGTTGTTCAAATCTGGTGATGAAGCAGAGAATTCAAATGATCTACTGAATCCAGCATTCAGTCGTATGGGGATTTCTGAAGTTTGTCCTCCATTAAATGAGTCGGCGAGCAGTATTGTGGTGTCTTAA